A single window of Ananas comosus cultivar F153 linkage group 19, ASM154086v1, whole genome shotgun sequence DNA harbors:
- the LOC109725086 gene encoding ABC transporter I family member 1 yields the protein MPPLGPPSPRILLNNVSCMRNAQTVLRNINVSVHDGSALVLTGANGSGKTTFLRMLAGFSRPSAGEILWDGHDITSPGVFQQYKLQLNWLSLKDAVKEKLTVLDNVQWFEVLEGKSGKSVEALELMGLGRLINEKARMLSMGQRKRLQLARLLAIDRPIWLLDEPSVALDAEGVRLLELIIAEHRKKGGIVFVATHLPIAIEDAMCLRLPTRFPRRKTLVDLVH from the coding sequence atgccCCCTCTGGGACCTCCATCACCTCGCATCCTCCTAAACAACGTCTCTTGCATGCGAAATGCACAAACCGTCCTCCGCAACATTAACGTCTCCGTGCACGATGGCTCTGCCCTCGTATTAACCGGCGCTAACGGTTCCGGGAAAACAACCTTCCTTCGAATGCTAGCTGGATTCTCTCGCCCCTCCGCCGGTGAGATTCTTTGGGACGGACATGACATTACTTCCCCAGGAGTCTTCCAACAATACAAGCTTCAACTCAACTGGCTTTCGCTCAAAGATGCTGTAAAAGAAAAGCTAACTGTCTTAGACAATGTCCAATGGTTTGAAGTTTTAGAAGGAAAAAGCGGTAAATCGGTTGAAGCTTTGGAGCTGATGGGGCTTGGCAGGCTAATTAATGAGAAGGCACGGATGCTCTCTATGGGGCAGAGGAAGCGGCTGCAATTGGCTCGATTATTGGCTATTGATAGGCCGATTTGGTTGCTTGATGAGCCATCAGTTGCTTTGGATGCTGAGGGTGTCCGGTTGCTCGAGCTTATAATTGCAGAGCATCGTAAGAAGGGCGGAATTGTGTTCGTGGCCACACACCTGCCTATTGCCATTGAAGATGCTATGTGTCTGAGGCTTCCAACGAGGTTTCCTAGAAGAAAAACTCTGGTCGATTTGGTTCATTGA